In Methanonatronarchaeum sp. AMET-Sl, one genomic interval encodes:
- a CDS encoding ribbon-helix-helix domain-containing protein: MTKNKGQQINVRFNQYTIQKIEKLIQQGKFPNKSELIRTAVQRLITEQELQTKHQNKQNK, from the coding sequence ATGACAAAAAACAAAGGACAACAAATCAACGTAAGATTCAACCAATACACAATACAAAAAATAGAAAAACTAATACAACAAGGAAAATTCCCAAACAAAAGCGAACTAATAAGAACAGCCGTACAACGACTAATAACAGAACAAGAACTACAAACAAAACACCAAAACAAACAAAACAAATAA
- the cas6 gene encoding CRISPR-associated endoribonuclease Cas6: protein MVRAKIFVKKVSDMPLDYDYQYWLASMLLHRLDCARGKLADFLHNYDGYRFYSFSNLILKDQRSSDYGLQFDSAYFILTSPDEKFIEGFVSGLLQEPEFNLGETSFLVKSIEIIDERKIPSKCVLKTISPIYVKTKREIDGEIKDWDLYPKDGKFYENLHKNLVSKFKEYHGREPENDFFDITEVIHFKGRRYTIAGDNRRCSEMKFKIEGSEELLNFGYQAGFGEKNAMGFGCVEVSN, encoded by the coding sequence TTGGTAAGGGCTAAGATTTTTGTTAAAAAGGTTTCAGATATGCCTCTTGATTATGATTATCAATATTGGCTTGCTAGCATGCTTCTGCATCGTTTGGATTGTGCTAGAGGGAAATTAGCTGATTTTTTACATAATTATGATGGATATAGGTTTTATTCTTTTTCTAATCTTATTTTGAAGGATCAGAGGTCTTCTGATTATGGTCTTCAGTTTGATAGTGCTTATTTTATTCTGACTTCTCCGGATGAAAAGTTTATTGAGGGTTTTGTTTCTGGTTTGTTGCAAGAACCAGAATTCAATCTAGGTGAAACATCTTTTCTTGTTAAATCTATAGAAATTATAGATGAAAGGAAAATACCATCTAAATGTGTTTTGAAAACAATTTCACCAATTTATGTTAAAACCAAGCGAGAGATTGATGGTGAGATTAAGGATTGGGATTTATATCCGAAAGATGGTAAGTTCTATGAAAACCTACATAAGAACCTTGTATCTAAATTCAAGGAGTATCATGGTAGAGAGCCTGAAAATGATTTTTTCGACATAACGGAGGTTATCCATTTTAAAGGCCGTAGATATACCATTGCTGGTGACAATAGGAGATGTAGTGAAATGAAGTTTAAGATAGAAGGTTCCGAAGAACTTCTTAATTTCGGATACCAAGCAGGTTTTGGAGAAAAAAATGCAATGGGATTCGGTTGCGTTGAGGTGTCTAACTAA
- a CDS encoding AAA family ATPase: MKIESLKINNFRGIPEEEINPGGDNFCIIGPNGSGKTSVISAIDFLLTGEIQDLKGEGTGNISINKHAPYIKEKTENTWVKATFSNNGKTFELKRKLSNRHKLIKCEKAPDNVESMLKLAKRGQHYLSREEILDFIVSKQSTRSEKLRTLLNLSQIKEKRLELRGAKERLEEEASRLERELENFKTMLFGDFENVSNLEDLLSKVNELRSELGGSPLNELSTDESFRSGIDSPIVRASASPLKSENTKDLLKNIEDWFETKGDKFWDDYDKLESKIIEARKEKEAIQELKKLDLILEGKKFVDEDTKECPLCKKPWDSQKLKSFLEEREKKAKKIKETKDEIEKSKKGVLNTITDIRVSVNSLVEILEQHESFETQKLEEFRKNLQEIEEGLDKPIDNISLDKINEKERKPKIVKNEIRQLIKKSEEIPNLNEIENIWDKLHTTHQTYKKYRNSKKKSKEMRNLAEEMKEVYTEFLRSRNKVLNQTYNSISERFQKLYKKLHNDEKDFCSKIEPTETGLEMKVDFYGEGNHPPHALHSEGHQDSMGICLFLALCEYLNSDDFKLIMLDDVVMSIDSQHRRDLADLLKEDISENFQLLITTHDKLWYRHLKTKGVVSSKNTVTFSSWSLEEGPIRVDQLSDGWNRIEDLLEDGDVNGAAHRLRYTAEWFLREACDHFNAEVEFKANGRWTLGDFMDPATHKFKDLLKRAKEAEKSWGKDIDDINELDNKRKEIYKSLNIEKGAVNPNVHYNPNEWANFTVTELKKVVKAFNDLYNLFWCENCGSCLKVSKENYHEEGFSCKCGKKANWTLSKDN; this comes from the coding sequence ATGAAGATTGAATCTTTAAAAATAAACAATTTTCGAGGAATACCTGAGGAGGAGATCAATCCAGGGGGAGATAACTTCTGCATAATTGGACCAAATGGTTCAGGGAAAACCTCAGTTATATCTGCTATAGACTTTCTTCTAACTGGTGAAATACAAGATTTAAAGGGCGAGGGAACAGGGAACATCTCAATAAACAAGCACGCTCCCTATATAAAAGAGAAAACAGAGAACACATGGGTTAAAGCGACTTTTTCTAATAATGGTAAAACATTTGAATTAAAGAGAAAGCTTTCAAATCGACATAAATTAATTAAATGCGAAAAAGCTCCTGACAATGTTGAGTCAATGTTAAAATTGGCTAAAAGGGGTCAACACTATCTCTCCAGAGAGGAAATACTCGACTTCATAGTTTCAAAACAAAGTACAAGGTCTGAAAAACTCCGAACATTATTAAATTTGAGCCAGATTAAGGAAAAGCGATTGGAACTTAGAGGTGCCAAAGAAAGATTAGAGGAAGAAGCTTCCCGTCTTGAGAGAGAATTGGAAAATTTCAAAACTATGCTTTTTGGAGATTTTGAAAACGTTTCTAATTTGGAAGACCTTCTTAGTAAAGTAAATGAACTGAGGAGTGAATTAGGTGGCTCACCTTTAAATGAACTATCAACAGATGAATCTTTTAGATCAGGCATAGACTCTCCTATAGTTCGAGCCAGCGCAAGCCCTCTTAAATCAGAAAACACGAAAGACCTTCTCAAAAACATTGAAGATTGGTTTGAAACAAAAGGAGATAAGTTTTGGGACGATTATGACAAACTAGAAAGTAAGATAATAGAGGCTAGAAAAGAAAAAGAGGCAATTCAAGAACTTAAAAAATTGGATTTAATTTTAGAAGGTAAAAAATTTGTAGATGAAGATACCAAGGAGTGTCCACTTTGTAAAAAACCATGGGACTCTCAAAAACTAAAAAGTTTTCTTGAAGAAAGAGAAAAGAAAGCTAAAAAGATAAAAGAAACAAAAGATGAAATCGAAAAATCCAAAAAAGGAGTCTTAAATACCATAACTGATATTAGAGTTTCTGTAAATTCTTTAGTTGAAATTTTGGAGCAGCATGAAAGCTTTGAAACACAAAAATTAGAAGAGTTCAGGAAAAATCTCCAAGAAATTGAAGAAGGACTAGATAAACCTATTGATAATATCTCTTTAGATAAAATAAATGAAAAAGAAAGAAAACCTAAAATCGTTAAAAATGAGATAAGACAACTGATAAAGAAATCTGAAGAAATACCCAATCTAAATGAGATAGAAAATATCTGGGATAAATTACATACCACACACCAAACCTACAAGAAATACAGAAACTCAAAAAAGAAATCTAAAGAAATGCGAAACTTAGCTGAAGAAATGAAAGAAGTATATACCGAATTTCTGAGATCTAGAAACAAAGTTCTAAATCAGACTTATAATTCAATATCCGAAAGATTTCAAAAACTTTATAAAAAGCTACACAATGATGAAAAAGATTTTTGTTCTAAAATCGAACCTACTGAAACCGGTCTAGAAATGAAAGTTGATTTTTATGGAGAAGGAAACCATCCTCCTCATGCACTCCACAGCGAAGGACACCAAGACAGTATGGGAATCTGCCTGTTTTTGGCTCTCTGTGAATACTTGAACAGTGATGACTTCAAATTAATAATGCTTGACGACGTGGTTATGTCTATAGATTCTCAACATCGAAGAGACCTAGCTGACTTACTCAAAGAAGATATTTCAGAAAACTTTCAACTGCTAATTACTACCCATGATAAACTTTGGTATCGGCACCTAAAAACAAAAGGAGTTGTTTCTTCGAAAAATACAGTTACCTTTTCATCTTGGTCTCTTGAAGAGGGTCCCATTCGAGTTGATCAGCTTTCAGATGGATGGAATAGAATAGAAGATTTGTTGGAAGACGGTGATGTTAACGGTGCAGCCCATAGACTTAGATACACCGCAGAATGGTTCCTTAGAGAAGCTTGTGACCATTTCAACGCAGAAGTTGAATTCAAAGCAAATGGACGCTGGACACTTGGAGATTTCATGGACCCCGCAACACATAAATTCAAAGACCTACTAAAAAGGGCAAAGGAAGCTGAAAAATCTTGGGGAAAGGATATAGACGATATAAATGAACTCGATAATAAAAGGAAAGAGATTTACAAATCACTAAACATAGAAAAAGGCGCAGTAAACCCTAATGTGCATTACAATCCAAATGAATGGGCTAACTTCACTGTTACAGAACTAAAAAAAGTAGTCAAAGCTTTTAATGATCTTTACAACCTTTTTTGGTGCGAAAACTGCGGAAGTTGTCTTAAAGTTTCTAAAGAGAATTATCACGAAGAAGGGTTTAGTTGCAAATGTGGAAAAAAAGCAAACTGGACTCTTTCGAAGGATAATTAA
- a CDS encoding tyrosine-type recombinase/integrase, with product MTKTGYKTQNQHQKLPKYHRKTEIKEMLEKADQENQRDYLILKILWTTGLRGSELTTLKKKDLEFNEKRIIIRNGKGGKDRVVPVPQEIKNLLKMWTNNLNKNQYVFDISSRTLRNIVYKYAEKCDFISKPHKWRHSFAIHCLKSGMDLRTLQKILGHSSLSTTQIYLDVVAEDIQKEYSKIWG from the coding sequence ATGACCAAAACAGGCTATAAAACACAAAACCAACACCAAAAATTACCGAAATACCACAGAAAAACGGAAATCAAAGAAATGCTAGAAAAAGCCGACCAAGAAAACCAAAGAGACTACCTAATACTCAAAATACTATGGACCACAGGCCTAAGAGGCAGCGAACTAACAACACTAAAGAAAAAAGACCTCGAATTCAACGAAAAAAGAATAATAATCAGAAATGGTAAGGGTGGGAAAGATAGGGTCGTACCAGTACCCCAGGAAATTAAGAACTTGTTGAAAATGTGGACAAACAACCTAAACAAAAACCAATATGTATTTGATATATCCTCAAGAACTTTGAGGAATATAGTTTATAAATACGCTGAAAAATGTGATTTTATATCTAAGCCCCATAAATGGCGACACAGCTTCGCAATCCACTGCCTAAAAAGTGGGATGGACTTAAGGACACTTCAGAAAATTTTGGGTCATTCTTCGCTTTCAACGACACAGATATATCTAGATGTAGTAGCTGAAGATATACAGAAAGAATATAGCAAGATATGGGGATAA
- a CDS encoding winged helix-turn-helix domain-containing protein, giving the protein MKNLSRKPPNHTKNNQNKQTRLQLYNLNQTDRKLLYLLDQGHYLTQIANQLNLTISGVYRSAQKLEKLQIIEKTGNTKPVQYKILLDNIPHTGGFTPGVKPTAENPLLEIHGALIKFSNLNQLHNQLEEARDKLPGLKFFHRVDDSPYNRTDYLFRFGEYEIRVTTKSGLVKKLPDNRYRAPIDLTNTIENNEGLLFPFEEEEERVLERTKNMFVSFLKRLRLESNGQLKIGRLNNIGFEGWTQKREYAFNYGEDKVRLSKTKNGVRLALKDLPDGWLDHSPLPGLKAEVEGLRTLAQDLGLVRALRTQGIVTEQLLNHKIKEFAEKLQPDLINEKGVRSEIYELKETQKELLDTLRALNESMTELRQEKPSKSDENINENRDDGVLDFNGMYY; this is encoded by the coding sequence GTGAAAAACCTGTCAAGAAAACCCCCTAACCACACAAAAAACAACCAAAACAAACAAACCAGACTCCAACTATACAACCTAAACCAAACAGACCGCAAACTCCTCTACCTACTAGACCAAGGCCACTATCTCACCCAAATAGCAAACCAACTAAACCTAACAATCTCAGGAGTCTACCGGAGCGCACAAAAACTTGAAAAACTCCAAATCATCGAGAAAACCGGAAACACAAAACCAGTACAATACAAAATACTACTCGATAATATTCCACATACAGGTGGTTTTACACCGGGGGTGAAACCGACAGCGGAAAATCCTTTGTTAGAGATACATGGAGCCCTAATCAAATTCTCCAACTTGAACCAATTGCATAATCAACTTGAGGAAGCCCGGGATAAATTACCAGGCCTAAAGTTTTTCCATCGGGTTGATGATAGTCCATATAACCGTACTGATTATTTATTTAGGTTTGGTGAGTATGAGATCAGGGTTACCACAAAATCTGGCTTAGTTAAGAAATTGCCTGACAATAGGTATAGGGCTCCAATAGACCTCACCAACACAATAGAAAATAATGAAGGCCTACTATTTCCTTTCGAGGAAGAAGAGGAAAGGGTGTTGGAGCGAACTAAAAATATGTTTGTCTCATTTTTGAAGAGGTTGCGGTTGGAATCCAACGGCCAACTAAAAATCGGTAGGTTGAATAATATTGGTTTTGAGGGTTGGACTCAGAAACGGGAGTATGCATTCAACTATGGAGAAGACAAAGTACGACTCTCTAAGACCAAGAATGGTGTTAGGTTAGCTCTCAAGGATTTACCGGATGGCTGGCTTGATCATTCTCCTTTGCCTGGTTTGAAGGCTGAGGTTGAGGGTCTTCGGACTTTGGCTCAGGACCTTGGTTTGGTTAGGGCCTTGCGAACTCAAGGGATCGTCACGGAACAACTTCTTAATCACAAAATAAAAGAATTTGCTGAAAAACTGCAGCCGGATTTAATTAACGAGAAAGGAGTTAGAAGTGAAATATATGAGCTTAAAGAAACTCAAAAAGAGCTTCTCGATACTCTCAGAGCTTTGAATGAATCTATGACCGAGTTAAGACAAGAAAAACCTAGTAAATCTGATGAGAATATAAATGAAAATCGTGATGATGGTGTTTTAGACTTTAACGGGATGTATTATTAA
- a CDS encoding ribbon-helix-helix domain-containing protein, producing the protein MVIQKGMETKQINVKFPKPLIQQIQQIEKNYTSRSELIRHAVRKHIEQQGDKK; encoded by the coding sequence ATGGTTATACAAAAAGGTATGGAAACAAAACAAATCAACGTAAAATTCCCAAAACCACTCATACAACAAATCCAACAAATCGAAAAAAACTACACAAGCAGATCAGAACTAATACGTCACGCAGTCCGAAAACACATAGAACAACAAGGAGACAAAAAATGA
- a CDS encoding PAS domain S-box protein: MAFNILLVDDEPGLLDLAEIYLVKESEDLEVETTSSAEKALELIKENGFDCVVSDYQMPSMDGLEFLEKLRNEFGMDIPFILFTGRGREEVAMKALNFGADRYIQKGGDPKSQFGVLADAIKQEVERYYNREKLLRSEKEKNLILESKTELIAYHEMDHTIRWANKAYADFVGLDKEELIGKKCYDAWLGRDTPCPSCPVEESLRHEEERERELSPPGEPNYFNIRSVPVKDEEGNTIGAIETVVDITERKEVEEKYRIIAEGSKNGIYIFQDREFKFINEAIIEMSGYTREELNNMRFLDLVHPDYRKKMKKCTEKILKDNLSGLQEKHEFRLLKKDGNTKWVQLTTSVIEYKGKPAIIGNVADITERKQVEKKLRERVKELKTLYKLSKISMETISIKELLKRTVDLIPPALQSPDIACAKAKWRDIEVQTDNYHETELKIRSNISLQEEGESFVEACYLEKKLEIDGSPFLEEEKNLIDTIAERLKEIIQFKENEKELREPRQDYKNLINGMNDTAWVIDLDGNIVEVNEASIKKLGYSRKELLSMKPHDIDASLEPGEITNLIKSMPEDEIQVFETTHETKRGEKIPVEINSSLITYRGDPAILSIARDITKRKEAKNQEELLHSLLRHDLRNKAQIVQGYHELLENYNLPEKAEKYLEKANKAVQDSINLIEKIKKLIEIRKKGELMEVNINPIINKIINENKPQTEEEGIEIEYKKLDCKVQAGPLTKELFSNIIENSIKHSDCNKIQISGKETDEKCIITIEDNGKGIPNNIKDKIFERGYKTGKKAGSGLGLYLVSKITEGYNGSIKVKDSKLGGARFDIELKKT; the protein is encoded by the coding sequence ATGGCTTTCAATATTCTTTTGGTTGATGATGAGCCTGGTTTGTTAGATTTAGCAGAAATCTATTTGGTGAAGGAAAGTGAAGATTTGGAAGTCGAGACAACCAGTTCTGCAGAAAAAGCGTTAGAGTTAATTAAGGAAAATGGTTTTGATTGTGTTGTTTCCGATTACCAGATGCCCTCCATGGATGGCCTTGAGTTCTTGGAGAAATTAAGAAATGAATTTGGTATGGATATTCCTTTTATATTGTTTACCGGTAGGGGTCGAGAAGAAGTTGCAATGAAAGCCCTAAACTTTGGAGCGGATAGGTACATTCAGAAAGGAGGGGATCCAAAAAGCCAGTTCGGTGTTTTAGCAGATGCTATAAAGCAGGAGGTGGAGCGCTACTACAATAGAGAAAAACTTCTTCGATCCGAAAAAGAGAAGAACCTTATACTAGAGAGTAAGACTGAGCTTATCGCATATCACGAGATGGATCATACAATTAGATGGGCAAACAAGGCCTATGCAGATTTTGTTGGTCTAGATAAGGAAGAACTGATTGGAAAAAAGTGTTATGATGCTTGGTTGGGGAGAGATACTCCTTGTCCTAGCTGTCCAGTTGAAGAATCTTTGAGGCATGAAGAGGAAAGAGAAAGAGAACTATCTCCACCAGGTGAACCAAACTACTTTAACATAAGAAGTGTCCCAGTCAAAGATGAAGAAGGTAACACTATAGGGGCAATAGAAACAGTAGTTGATATAACTGAGAGGAAAGAGGTGGAGGAAAAATACAGAATTATAGCAGAGGGCTCAAAAAACGGAATCTACATTTTTCAAGACAGGGAGTTCAAATTTATCAACGAAGCAATTATAGAAATGTCTGGATACACTAGAGAAGAACTTAATAACATGCGGTTTCTGGATCTTGTACACCCAGACTATAGAAAGAAGATGAAAAAATGTACAGAAAAGATATTAAAAGATAATCTGTCTGGGCTACAGGAAAAACACGAGTTCAGGCTGTTGAAGAAAGATGGTAATACTAAATGGGTTCAGCTGACAACTTCAGTAATAGAGTATAAAGGTAAACCCGCAATAATTGGTAACGTGGCTGATATAACCGAAAGGAAGCAGGTGGAGAAGAAGCTTCGTGAAAGAGTCAAGGAACTTAAAACCCTCTATAAACTTTCAAAAATCTCTATGGAGACTATATCTATAAAGGAATTATTAAAGAGAACGGTTGATTTAATTCCTCCCGCTTTACAATCACCTGATATAGCTTGTGCAAAAGCTAAATGGAGGGATATAGAGGTACAGACGGATAATTATCATGAAACTGAATTGAAAATCAGGAGTAATATCTCTCTCCAGGAAGAGGGAGAAAGTTTCGTTGAAGCCTGCTATCTGGAAAAGAAACTAGAAATAGACGGAAGTCCTTTTTTAGAAGAGGAGAAAAACCTAATTGACACTATTGCTGAAAGACTGAAGGAAATTATACAGTTCAAGGAAAATGAGAAAGAACTCAGAGAGCCTCGACAAGACTACAAGAACCTAATAAACGGAATGAACGACACGGCGTGGGTCATAGACCTCGACGGGAATATCGTCGAGGTGAACGAGGCATCTATCAAAAAACTAGGGTATTCCAGAAAAGAACTGCTCTCTATGAAACCTCACGACATCGATGCCTCATTAGAACCAGGTGAAATAACAAACCTTATCAAAAGCATGCCAGAGGACGAGATACAGGTCTTCGAAACCACTCATGAAACAAAACGTGGAGAAAAAATTCCAGTAGAGATCAACTCCAGCCTCATAACCTATCGTGGAGACCCAGCAATTCTGAGTATTGCCAGAGACATCACAAAAAGAAAAGAAGCTAAAAACCAAGAAGAACTCCTCCACTCCCTACTAAGACACGATCTTAGAAACAAAGCCCAAATCGTGCAAGGCTATCACGAACTATTGGAAAATTACAATTTACCCGAAAAAGCAGAAAAATACCTGGAGAAAGCGAACAAAGCAGTCCAAGACAGTATAAATCTAATCGAAAAGATCAAAAAGTTGATAGAAATCAGAAAAAAAGGAGAATTAATGGAAGTCAATATCAATCCAATCATAAACAAAATTATTAATGAAAATAAACCCCAAACCGAAGAAGAAGGAATAGAAATAGAATATAAAAAATTAGACTGTAAAGTTCAAGCCGGTCCACTTACCAAAGAACTGTTCTCAAACATTATAGAGAATTCAATAAAACATTCAGATTGTAACAAAATCCAAATTTCAGGAAAAGAAACCGATGAAAAATGCATAATAACCATAGAAGACAACGGCAAAGGAATCCCCAACAACATAAAAGACAAAATATTCGAAAGAGGCTACAAAACAGGAAAGAAAGCTGGATCAGGTCTAGGACTCTACCTAGTCAGCAAAATCACTGAAGGATACAACGGCTCAATAAAAGTCAAAGATTCAAAACTAGGCGGAGCCAGATTTGATATAGAACTAAAGAAAACCTAA